In Zonotrichia albicollis isolate bZonAlb1 chromosome 3, bZonAlb1.hap1, whole genome shotgun sequence, a single window of DNA contains:
- the CASP8AP2 gene encoding CASP8-associated protein 2 → MAADEDGLGLYDIRYSAETSPFREGDESSVDIYDGLDSSLSVSDNFAPNTTPSRSSLNLFDEILIEEGTAKKASYDELQAEYGKCQQQIRELMKKFKEIQAQNIILQNENQALKKNISALIKTARVEINRKDEEISHLHQRLSEFPNHRSVFTRTYLPGATKTKDSKFRPSDFGDNMKLEHRMKNDCSKDAYHSYSSHSTDSGKCGSEKRNAPLLPRYPPEELCNDGTHTCALSYDHTSTKENRKERKETKSSEQHGRGSGSKYKREVHQSTGNDGDSEEGNVDPQQKLKTPSEKASKNELQQKSQSTKLKCSPSVERRVERGVSSWEKQTAGKDRFQARGELYADERSQNVLKKDNKTHDKGEKHAGQKNKLNEKLQEQARRPSRGSSPHSKNDHSKSLHESHKCRAEESRKVKHTDCKRDRGTDDHGSREGRTSPSNSSSREHKYARLKESSSRHEWETAHSKSERHRTEEKRKREREDQDENRHFRNEKKVAKEFSHQSVKDSKKGTHGTKSERNKSSKLEETSRVAGTLKDKVPKTKGNHTGQKNKDLKLSFMEKLNLTLSPNKKQCLSAMDGLKTPSQKATDEGGAELTLQAELLDSAHPVDCGPTGHSHSALQVLDTAARSSMEPALPVAATSGNGASKAAADPARAEAVPAVTADEPSSETLPEEEEGAQVQPQALPAAAKVLVPDEMGSETPSEAAETCDPAELGGSVKTAAMTGLKHPECLPLEVTGSVAECEELPVTEREMQDDYVPAAQVAGPEPASASMGDLLESAEKKEEDKIWLAADTESSADQSGSQNAGLDDSEARSSGDLESSDIADDSSETKPDSLMEVVRDNDHLAAENVGYPIEEKSICEVNTSTSHSLDRTRINDKDEPLVDQNTCVLGPDLADNSTATASSLSGEMCPVTKERVLINPISVDDDSSILSIDLNHLRYIPKAISPLNSPMRPLARALRMESPCKGLVKTYNKDLMPESTVVICPSKNLSKEVNKENQKPVSMSDEHLEMESRLSISSDEIEEGEIISSDEDKERSKPERGSENTKKSRPKASSETRNLTSSPQNQNSKTVHCNEDNGKFVSVQVSTQKNRERHKNQTFRSSKNMKKNKTVSIACLEKIVHVIVEPSNIQEIMQMLRAIRKQMRKSYMKFKVHFPVQHFHRIIESGIINFTALIRYLNFSKMCALGDTLKLNICDIIESKLKQVKKNAIVDRLFDQQVSDMKKQLWKFVDEQLDYLFEKIRRIIIKLCDVESEREEGKFERAGKQNHKISHKNDVERSRKKSPKEGSQKPEEYSSKQSVDYEQSNCHHEKNKPGAPKTALTKCLNSIDNTRNSQTKVHLSKENNLQNTLTPLKGVKYEKEGLQLSRDANKSDLSYELLTEQQASSLTFNLVSDAQMGEIFKSLLQGSDLLEKNGGNINRNDCEFRTPEKQFIDNHKYRDNTAELEQDISAKEACMDCKLDEDISWTIVSPVRAPSLASRSQMPVDPDVLDESCMFEVSTNSALCKEDECNLQKNKSCISSILLEDLAVSLTIPSPLKSDAHLSFLKPENNSSSAPEGVVSAHYSEDALLGEEDATEQDIHLALESDNSSSKSSCSSSWTSRPVAPGFQCRPSLPMQAVIMEKSNDHFIVKIRRAVPSASPASEQMAPVKEAQASSAKTGKEEMRTGGKEKDSQSATVKETVKPDLVKMDHLPHVSTEQEQNPALAQPLKESHSSVGKEETTGLLVTSRKCSDKESHDTESPDKGSGQSEAQKLQVSENINEMHVRSQDSFPASCSKKSCITDGIIGGASCHTVESRADIRTQETSTGNSEVSDKKEELEECLDSSADLTEELSNETVAGECDLETKPSSKTSGGCQISIDDKTNKKRKKETIKENSNSKRQRKGTGSAGEGSDEGNVRIEDKNSSPKQCSSKKNDQQNKDSSPLASSPSSPSLYAKNIIKKKGEVVVSWTRNDDREILLECQRKGPSSKTFLALAARLNKSPSQVSERFKQLMKLFKKSKCK, encoded by the exons aatataATTCTACAGAATGAGAACCAGGCTCTCAAAAAGAATATTTCAGCCCTTATCAAAACAGCAAGAGTGGAAATTAACCGTAAGGATGAAGAAATCAGTCATCTGCATCAGAG GCTGTCAGAATTTCCCAACCATCGAAGCGTTTTCACCAGAACATACCTTCCAGGAGCAACTAAAACAAAAGATTCCAAATTCAGACCTTCTGATTTTGGTGACAACATGAAGCTGGAGCACAGAATGAAGAATGACTGTTCAAAAGATGCATACCACAGTTACTCGTCTCACAGCACGGACAGTGGGAAGTGTGGCTCTGAGAAAAGGAACGCTCCACTTTTGCCAAGGTACCCTCCTGAGGAGCTCTGCAATGATGGTACCCACACGTGTGCACTGAGCTATGACCATACCTCCACCAAGGAgaacagaaaggaaaggaaagaaaccaAAAGCAGTGAACAGCACGGCAGGGGAAGTGGCAGCAAATACAAAAGAGAAGTACATCAGAGCACTGGAAATGATGGGGACAGCGAGGAGGGGAATGTGGATCCTCAACAGAAGCTGAAAACCCCCTCAGAGAAGGCTAGCAAAAATGAATTGCAGCAAAAAAGTCAGAGCACAAAACTCAAATGCAGTCCAAGTGTGGAAAGAAGAGTAGAAAGGGGTGTTTCTTCCTGGGAGAAGCAGACAGCTGGTAAAGACAGATTTCAAGCAAGAGGTGAATTGTATGCTGATGAGAGATCacaaaatgtattaaaaaaggacaataaaacaCATGACAAAGGTGAAAAACATGCTGGCcaaaaaaataaactgaatGAGAAGCTGCAAGAACAAGCAAGGAGGCCTAGCAGGGGAAGCAGTCCACACTCCAAGAATGACCATTCAAAGAGTCTTCATGAATCGCATAAATGTCGTGCAGAAGAGTCTAGAAAAGTAAAGCACACTGACTGCAAGAGAGACAGGGGCACAGATGATCATGGCTCTCGAGAAGGAAGGACTTCACCTTCTAAttccagcagcagagagcatAAATATGCACGCTTGAAGGAAAGCAGCAGTAGACATGAATGGGAAACAGCACATTCCAAATCAGAAAGACACagaactgaggaaaaaaggaaaagggaaagagagGATCAGGATGAAAATAGACattttagaaatgaaaaaaaagttgCAAAAGAATTTTCTCACCAATCTGTAAAAGACTCTAAGAAAGGTACCCATGGTACAAAAAGTGAGAGAAACAAATCCTCTAAGCTGGAAGAAACATCCAGAGTAGCAGGCACCTTAAAAGATAAGGTACCCAAAACAAAAGGTAATCACACTGGGCAAAAAAACAAAGACTTAAAACTTAGCTTTATGGAAAAGCTAAATTTAACTCTTTCTCCTAATAAGAAGCAATGTCTCTCTGCAATGGATGGACTTAAAACACCTTCCCAAAAGGCCACTGATGAGGGAGGTGCAGAGCTCACACTGCAAGCAGAGCTCTTAGACTCTGCCCACCCTGTCGACTGTGGTCCCACAGGGCACAGTCATTCAGCACTACAGGTTCTGGACACTGCAGCTCGGAGCAGCATGGAACCAGCACTGCCTGTTGCTGCCACTTCTGGAAATGGAGCCTcgaaagcagcagcagatccaGCACGGGCTGAAGCAGTGCCTGCAGTCACAGCTGATGAACCAAGCTCAGAAACCTTaccagaagaagaagaaggggctCAGGTACAGCCCCAagccttgccagcagcagcaaaggtgCTGGTTCCTGATGAGATGGGCTCTGAAACACCTTCAGAAGCAGCAGAGACTTGTGATCCAGCTGAATTGGGAGGCTCAGTAAAAACAGCAGCAATGACAGGTCTGAAGCACCCTGAATGTTTGCCCCTGGAGGTGACAGGGAGTGTGGCAGAGTGTGAAGAGCTGCCTGTGACAGAGCGTGAGATGCAGGATGATTATGTACCAGCAGCACAAGTGGCGGGACCTGAACCTGCAAGTGCAAGTATGGGAGACCTTCTAGAGTcagcagagaagaaagaggaagaTAAAATATGGCTGGCTGCTGACACAGAAAGCTCTGCAGATCAAAGTGGCTCTCAAAATGCTGGCTTAGATGACTCAGAAGCCAGAAGTTCTGGTGACCTGGAGTCCTCTGACATTGCAGATGATAGCAGTGAAACAAAACCAGACTCTTTAATGGAAGTAGTGAGGGATAATGATCACCTGGCTGCAGAAAATGTTGGCTATCCCATTGAGGAAAAGAGTATCTGTGAAGTTAACACAAGTACATCTCATTCATTGGACAGAACTAGGATAAATGATAAGGATGAACCACTAGTTGACCAGAATACTTGTGTCCTGGGGCCAGACCTAGCTGATAACAGTACTGCAACAGCATCTTCTCTCAGTGGTGAGATGTGCCCTGTAACTAAAGAGAGAGTATTAATTAACCCAATTTCTGTTGATGATGACAGCTCAATCCTGAGCATTGATCTCAATCACTTAAGGTATATTCCAAAGGCAATCAGCCCACTGAACAGTCCAATGCGTCCCCTGGCTAGAGCACTGAGGATGGAAAGTCCCTGCAAAGGCCTTGTGAAGACTTACAACAAAG aTTTAATGCCTGAAAGTACTGTTGTCATCTGTCCCTCAAAGAACTTGTCAAAGGAAGTaaacaaagaaaatcaaaaGCCCGTGAGCATGTCTGATGAGCACTTAGAGATGGAGTCTCGGCTGAGTATCTCTTCTGATGAAATAGAAGAAGGTGAAATCATAAGTAGTGATGAAGATAAAGAAAGATCTAAACCAGAGAGAGGctctgaaaatacaaaaaagtcAAGACCAAAAGCTTCTTCTGAGACACGAAATTTGACCAGCAGCCCACAGAATCAAAACAGCAAAACTGTGCACTGCAATGAAGATAATGGAAAATTTGTTTCTGTGCAAGTAAGCACACAGAAGAACAGAGAGAGGCATAAAAATCAGACCTTCAGATCTTCAAAgaatatgaagaaaaacaaaactgtgaGCATTGCTTGTCTTGAAAAAATAGTTCATGTTATTGTTGAACCTTCAAATATACAAGAAATTATGCAGATGCTCAGAGCTATACGAAAACAGATGAGGAAAAGTTATATGAAGTTCAAAGTACACTTCCCAGTTCAGCATTttcacagaattatagaatcTGGGATCATAAATTTTACAGCATTAATAAGATACTTGAACTTTTCCAAGATGTGTGCATTAGGTGATACGTTAAAATTGAATATCTGTGATATTATAGAGTCAAAACTTAAACAAGTTAAAAAGAATGCAATAGTGGACCGTCTTTTTGACCAGCAAGTATCAGATATGAAAAAACAGTTGTGGAAATTTGTAGATGAACAGCTTGATTACTTATTTGAAAAGATAAGGAGAATTATAATAAAGTTGTGTGATGTGGAAAGtgagagggaggaagggaagttTGAAAGAGCTGGAAAGCAAAACCACAAGATCAGTCATAAAAATGATGTGGAGAGATCTCGAAAAAAGTCCCCAAAAGAGGGTTCTCAAAAGCCTGAAGAATATAGTTCAAAACAATCTGTGGATTATGAACAATCTAACTGCCACCATGAGAAAAATAAGCCAGGTGCACCAAAAACTGCCCTTACAAAATGTCTTAATTCCATTGATAACACAAGAAATTCCCAAACAAAAGTACATCTCTCTAAAGAGAATAATTTACAAAACACTCTTACTCCACTGAAGGGTGTTAAATATGAGAAGGAAGGTCTCCAGCTGTCCAGAGATGCTAACAAGTCTGATCTTAGTTATGAGCTTCTCACAGAACAACAAGCCTCCAGTCTTACATTTAATCTAGTAAGTGATGCTCAAATGGGTGAAATTTTCAAAAGCTTATTACAGGGTTCTGATCTGTTGGAAAAAAATGGTGGCAATATCAACAGAAATGACTGTGAATTCAGGACTCCAGAAAAACAGTTTATAGACAATCATAAGTACAGGGATAATACTGCTGAACTAGAGCAAGACATCAGTGCAAAGGAGGCATGCATGGATTGTAAACTGGATGAGGATATCAGTTGGACTATTGTTTCACCTGTAAGAGCTCCCTCACTGGCATCTAGGTCTCAGATGCCTGTTGATCCAGATGTGCTGGATGAGAGCTGTATGTTTGAGGTTTCCACAAACTCAGCGTTGTGCAAAGAAGATGAATGCAATTTACAGAAGAATAAATCTTGTATTTCTTCTATCCTCCTTGAAGATTTGGCTGTTTCCTTAACCATTCCATCACCTTTAAAATCCGatgctcacctcagcttcctaAAACCTGAGAATAAttccagctcagctccagaggGTGTTGTTAGTGCACATTATAGCGAAGATGCACTTCTTGGAGAGGAGGATGCCACTGAACAAGACATTCATTTGGCTTTAGAGTCTGATAACTCAAGCAGTAAATCAAGTTGTTCCTCATCGTGGACAAGTCGGCCTGTTGCTCCCGGTTTCCAGTGTCGCCCCAGCCTCCCGATGCAAGCAGTGATCATGGAGAAATCCAATGATCATTTCATTGTGAAGATCCGAAGGGCAGTGCCATCTGCCTCACCAGCCTCTGAGCAGATGGCTCCTGTGAAGGAGGCACAGGCATCCTCAGCCAAGactggaaaagaagaaatgagaacggggggaaaagaaaaggacagCCAGAGTGCCACCGTGAAAGAAACTGTCAAACCAGATCTGGTTAAGATGGATCACTTGCCTCATGTCAGCACTGAACAAGAACAGAATCCTGCCTTAGCTCAGCCTCTGAAGGAGTCACACAGTAGTGTTGGAAAGGAAGAAACTACTGGCTTGCTTGTAACCTCTAGAAAATGTTCAGACAAAGAGAGCCATGACACTGAAAGCCCAGATAAAGGCTCTGGGCAATCTGAGGCACAGAAATTGCAAGTATCTGAAAACATAAATGAAATGCATGTTAGATCTCAGGATTCTTTTCCTGCTAGCTGCAGTAAGAAGTCATGCATAACAGATGGTATTATTGGTGGAGCTTCATGTCATACAGTGGAATCCAGAGCAGATATCAGGACTCAGGAAACTTCAACAGGAAACTCAGAAGTCAGTGATAAAaaggaagaactggaagagtGCTTGGATTCATCTGCAGACCTAACAGAAGAGCTTTCTAATGAGACTGTAGCAGGTGAATGTGATCTTGAAACAAAACCCAGTTCAAAGACTAGTGGAGGGTGTCAGATAAGTATAGATGATAAAACTAataagaagaggaaaaaagagactATCAAAGAGAATTCCAATTCAAAAAGGCAACGAAAAGGAACTGGATCAGCAGGTGAGGGGAGTGATGAAGGTAATGTCAGGATTGAAGATAAAAATTCATCACCCAAGCAATGTTCCAGTAAGAAGAATGACCAGCAGAATAAAGACTCTTCTCCCTTGGCTTCATCTCCATCCTCACCTAGCCTCTATGCCAAAAACATCATTAAAAAGAAGGGAGAAGTAGTAGTTTCCTGGACAAG AAATGATGACCGAGAAATTTTACTGGAATGTCAGAGAAAAGGACCATCAAGCAAAACCTTTCTTGCCTTGGCCGCTAGGCTGAACAAAAGCCCAAGTCAG GTTTCAGAAAGATTCAAGCAGTTAATGAAGCTGTTCAAGAAATCCAAGTGCAAGTAG